The genomic window AATACCGGTAGGAATCAGCCCTTCACGACCTACACCGACATAATAAGCACACAAAGATGTATCCATTTCACTTAACTCTTTAAACGTTTGAATGCAATCTTGCATAGTGATCGTTGATCCATTTATATTTTTTGGAGAATACGACTCATACGACATGCCCATTTTGTAAGCGGCAATAGTTGTCGGTGTCCCAGCTGTCAGAATAAGAGGTTTGACACTCATTGCCAAATTTTTTGAGTTGATAAAATCCGTTATATTAGATGCAAAATCAGCTAACAATCGTGATAAAGGTGTATGCAATGATTTTTCATGCATAGTTAAGATACCAATATTTAAACTAGTAGAAAAAACTTTCTTATCATGCATCAATGTAATTTCACTCGACGCTCCACCAATATCTACTAAAATGAACTCTTCAGTTGTTAGTTGCAATAAATTTAAGCGATTTTGAACTGCTAAAAGGGTTAATCTTGCCTCTTCAATCCCATCTATAACGGTAAAATGTACGTTACATCGTGTCGCAATCTCACTTAAAACTTCTTTTTGGTTGGTTGCCATCCGAATAGCAGCTGTTGTGACACCTACTATTGTTTGATTTCTAAATTCAACAACCTGTTTGGCTTCGGAAAATGCATCTACAATTCGATCTACTGCTTCATGACTTACTTGACCTGTTAAATCAAGCGATTCAGCGGTGCGGACAATTTTTTCAAAACTTTTACCCCAATTCAATCCGTCGAATTCAATAAAACGGATGGTATTTGAACCTAAATCAATAGCTATCATCTAATCATATTTTGACGGTAATATCGGGTACAAGCATTGAGGGAGACCATGTATCCAAATCACCTTTTTTAACCATTTGTATATCCATTGAACTCTCATATTCACGCTTAAAGATATTGAAAAAATAAAGTATATACTCATCAAGACCAAACATTGCTACATAATTTCGGATTCCTGTTTCAAGTACAGATAATGAGGCATGAGCACGAAATTTTTCTTCAAGCTGAACAGAATAACATTGAGCAAAAACACTCCCCATCGCCGAGTGTTTTGCACTGATAGGGAGATAGAACTGAAATTCGTTG from Sulfuricurvum sp. includes these protein-coding regions:
- a CDS encoding phosphatase → MIAIDLGSNTIRFIEFDGLNWGKSFEKIVRTAESLDLTGQVSHEAVDRIVDAFSEAKQVVEFRNQTIVGVTTAAIRMATNQKEVLSEIATRCNVHFTVIDGIEEARLTLLAVQNRLNLLQLTTEEFILVDIGGASSEITLMHDKKVFSTSLNIGILTMHEKSLHTPLSRLLADFASNITDFINSKNLAMSVKPLILTAGTPTTIAAYKMGMSYESYSPKNINGSTITMQDCIQTFKELSEMDTSLCAYYVGVGREGLIPTGILMVQTLFKAIGVDKGIVIDDGLREGVALDYFFSESFPI